The Carassius auratus strain Wakin chromosome 27, ASM336829v1, whole genome shotgun sequence genome includes a region encoding these proteins:
- the LOC113045336 gene encoding signal-transducing adaptor protein 2 isoform X3 translates to MRVSDEINHAYPVPSISRPKKACRFPVSSIIQRLFVPLPCLSVCVCVCVFKCVSVTLPGRAARVMAVAPANPRTGSTRAQLPPCYYEGYLEKRGAKEKVARRLWTCLCGNTLYFFNNPKDTNYVEKLDLSGFVSLIDDPSRDRNLEAARLNLRMKDGEIKLTAPNLEARELWKGFLYSVVDLAVPTTLTLLPGQLHMLKEVVEKEKMRRKARASSRAPSSPLSLPLVGEIPACFRPVSRTEAEVLLERHPDCGNMLLRPGRDGSSLAVTTRQDLNGSVFRHYRVTQKQQGGYIIDVENPIPCPTLHDVINALVEKTAGTLQPFILEEPYEENITFVSSNDENGERTLHCAPSGPLSRAPSLPPKQVSTDRWSLRSQTRSPSSSPKSFSPSGSPSNSMRRLVLSPSPLSQSKTPGLQLQNGLTDELKQKLEKRQTSQE, encoded by the exons ATGCGTGTCAGTGACGAGATTAATCACGCATATCCAGTGCCATCCATCTCTCGGCCAAAGAAGGCGTGTCGTTTCCCGGTCAGCAGCATCATCCAGCGGCTCTTTGTCCCGCTGccgtgtttgagtgtgtgtgtgtgtgtgtgtgtgtttaagtgtgtgtcaGTAACGTTACCGGGCAGAGCTGCTCGAGTCATGGCGGTAGCGCCCGCTAATCCTCGCACCGGGAGCACGAGAGCGCAGCTGCCGCCCTGTTATTACGAGGGATACCTGGAGAAAAGAGGAGCGAAAGAGAAG GTAGCTCGGCGTTTATGGACCTGTTTATGTGGAAACACATTGTACTTCTTCAACAACCCTAAGGACACAAAt TATGTAGAGAAGTTGGATCTGAGTGGGTTTGTGTCTCTGATCGATGACCCGAGTCGTGATCGGAATCTGGAGGCAGCCAGACTGAACCTCCGCATGAAGGATGGAGAAATCAAACTCACT GCACCAAATCTGGAGGCGCGTGAGCTGTGGAAAGGTTTTCTTTACTCTGTCGTAGAT CTGGCTGTGCCCACGACTCTCACCCTCCTGCCCGGGCAGCTGCACATGCTGAAGGAAGTCgtggagaaagaaaaaatgcgTCGAAAGGCACGTGCGTCTTCCAGAGCCCCCTCGTCCCCCCTCTCGCTCCCGCTGGTGGGGGAAATACCTGC GTGTTTCAGGCCTGTGTCTCGTACTGAAGCTGAGGTGCTGCTAGAAAGACATCCAGACTGCGGGAACATGCTGCTCAGACCAGGCCGGGACGGATCTTCACTCGCCGTCACAACACGACAAGACCTGAACGG atCAGTGTTCAGGCATTACAGAGTGACACAGAAGCAGCAGGGTGGTTACATTATCGATGTGGAAAACCCA ATCCCCTGTCCCACACTGCATGATGTCATCAATGCACTGGTGGAGAAAACTGCCGGGACTCTTCAGCCCTTCATATTAGAAGAGCCTTATGAGGAGAACATCA CGTTTGTGTCGTCCAATGATGAGAATGGAGAGCGAACCCTGCACTGTGCTCCCTCTGGACCTCTTTCTCGAGCTCCATCACTGCCACCTAAACAAG TAAGTACAGACAGATGGTCGCTGCGGTCACAGACCAGATCTCCCAGTTCCTCACCAAAATCCTTTTCCCCGTCTGGCTCTCCGTCCAACTCCATGAGAAGACTGGTTCTGTCTCCCTCACCGCTCTCTCAGAGTAAGACCCCAGGGCTCCAGCTCCAAAACG GCCTCACAGACGAGCTCAAACAGAAGCTGGAGAAGAGACAGACCAGTCAAGAGTGA
- the LOC113045334 gene encoding endophilin-A2-like: MSVAGLKKQFYKASQMMSEKVGGAEGTKLDEDFKDLERKADVTSKAISDVLCKTTEYLQPNPVSRSRLTMLNTMSKMRGQMNSPGYPQAEGLLGECMLKYGREMGEDTNFGGALVEMGDAMKRLAEVKDSLDIDVKQNFIDPFQAIVDKDLKDIQHHLKKLEGRRLDYDYKKKRQGKIPDEELRLAEVKFEESKDVAETSMQNLLDTDVEQVTQLAALVESQLQFHRQSMEILEELAQRMRERVNEAQSQPRQKRMPASRPSFDCLDQEDSNGGWSPSAATQRLTIVFPSFTSAAPSFNRTSSRQKRNSTDQPCCKALYDFEPENDGELGFYEGDIIKLTNQIDENWFEGTVHGHTGLFPCTYVEVMVPLRH; the protein is encoded by the exons ATGTCTGTTGCCGGACTAAAGAAACAGTTTTATAAAGCGAGTCAG atgatgAGTGAGAAGGTGGGAGGCGCAGAAGGAACCAAACTGGATGAGGACTTTAAAGACCTTGAGAGG AAGGCTGACGTCACCAGCAAAGCCATATCAGATGTGCTCTGCAAAACTACCGAATACCTGCAGCCTAACCCAG TATCAAGGTCGAGGCTGACCATGTTGAACACCATGTCTAAAATGCGCGGGCAGATGAATAGCCCAGGTTACCCGCAGGCAGAAGGACTTCTTGGAGAGTGTATGCTCAAATACGGCAGAGAAATGGGAGAGGACACCAACTTTG GTGGTGCTTTAGTGGAGATGGGAGATGCCATGAAGAGACTGGCAGAAGTGAAAGACTCTCTAGACATTGACGTCAAACAGAACTTCATTGACCCTTTCCAAGCTATAGTCGACAAGGACCTGAAAGACATACAG CATCATCTGAAGAAACTGGAGGGCCGTCGACTGGATTACGACTACAAGAAGAAGCGTCAGGGGAAGATTCCAGATGAGGAGCTCAGGCTAGCAGAAGTGAAGTTCGAAGAGTCCAAAGATGTAGCTGAAACCAGCATGCAGAACCTTCTGGACACTGAC gtggAGCAGGTGACTCAGCTCGCAGCTTTGGTCGAATCTCAGCTGCAGTTTCACAGACAGTCTATGGAAATCCTGGAGGAGCTGGCACAGAGAATGAGAGAAAG AGTAAACGAGGCCCAATCTCAGCCGCGCCAGAAACGGATGCCTGCGTCCAGACCCAGCTTTGATTGTTTAGATCAGGAAGACTCAAACGGAGGCTGGAGTCCATCAGCAG CCACGCAAAGACTGACTATTGTTTTCCCTTCTTTTACGTCAGCGGCCCCCTCCTTTAACAGGACATCTTCACGGCAAAAACGCAATT CGACAGATCAGCCCTGCTGCAAGGCTCTGTATGACTTTGAACCGGAGAACGACGGAGAGCTTGGCTTCTACGAGGGTGACATTATCAAGCTGACCAATCAGATAGACGAGAACTGGTTCGAGGGAACCGTGCATGGCCATACCGGATTGTTCCCCTGTACCTACGTAGAGGTGATGGTGCCACTGCGGCACTGA
- the LOC113045336 gene encoding signal-transducing adaptor protein 2 isoform X2, with product MRVSDEINHAYPVPSISRPKKACRFPVSSIIQRLFVPLPCLSVCVCVCVFKCVSVTLPGRAARVMAVAPANPRTGSTRAQLPPCYYEGYLEKRGAKEKVARRLWTCLCGNTLYFFNNPKDTNYVEKLDLSGFVSLIDDPSRDRNLEAARLNLRMKDGEIKLTAPNLEARELWKGFLYSVVDLAVPTTLTLLPGQLHMLKEVVEKEKMRRKARASSRAPSSPLSLPLVGEIPACFRPVSRTEAEVLLERHPDCGNMLLRPGRDGSSLAVTTRQDLNGSVFRHYRVTQKQQGGYIIDVENPVCENDFLNKENLCESNNLRKISLLILFFRLFLQIPCPTLHDVINALVEKTAGTLQPFILEEPYEENITFVSSNDENGERTLHCAPSGPLSRAPSLPPKQVSTDRWSLRSQTRSPSSSPKSFSPSGSPSNSMRRLVLSPSPLSQSLTDELKQKLEKRQTSQE from the exons ATGCGTGTCAGTGACGAGATTAATCACGCATATCCAGTGCCATCCATCTCTCGGCCAAAGAAGGCGTGTCGTTTCCCGGTCAGCAGCATCATCCAGCGGCTCTTTGTCCCGCTGccgtgtttgagtgtgtgtgtgtgtgtgtgtgtgtttaagtgtgtgtcaGTAACGTTACCGGGCAGAGCTGCTCGAGTCATGGCGGTAGCGCCCGCTAATCCTCGCACCGGGAGCACGAGAGCGCAGCTGCCGCCCTGTTATTACGAGGGATACCTGGAGAAAAGAGGAGCGAAAGAGAAG GTAGCTCGGCGTTTATGGACCTGTTTATGTGGAAACACATTGTACTTCTTCAACAACCCTAAGGACACAAAt TATGTAGAGAAGTTGGATCTGAGTGGGTTTGTGTCTCTGATCGATGACCCGAGTCGTGATCGGAATCTGGAGGCAGCCAGACTGAACCTCCGCATGAAGGATGGAGAAATCAAACTCACT GCACCAAATCTGGAGGCGCGTGAGCTGTGGAAAGGTTTTCTTTACTCTGTCGTAGAT CTGGCTGTGCCCACGACTCTCACCCTCCTGCCCGGGCAGCTGCACATGCTGAAGGAAGTCgtggagaaagaaaaaatgcgTCGAAAGGCACGTGCGTCTTCCAGAGCCCCCTCGTCCCCCCTCTCGCTCCCGCTGGTGGGGGAAATACCTGC GTGTTTCAGGCCTGTGTCTCGTACTGAAGCTGAGGTGCTGCTAGAAAGACATCCAGACTGCGGGAACATGCTGCTCAGACCAGGCCGGGACGGATCTTCACTCGCCGTCACAACACGACAAGACCTGAACGG atCAGTGTTCAGGCATTACAGAGTGACACAGAAGCAGCAGGGTGGTTACATTATCGATGTGGAAAACCCAGTATGTGAAAATGACTTTCTAAATAAAGAGAATCTATGCGAAAGCAACAACCTTAGGAAAATCTCactccttattttattttttcgtcTCTTCCTGCAGATCCCCTGTCCCACACTGCATGATGTCATCAATGCACTGGTGGAGAAAACTGCCGGGACTCTTCAGCCCTTCATATTAGAAGAGCCTTATGAGGAGAACATCA CGTTTGTGTCGTCCAATGATGAGAATGGAGAGCGAACCCTGCACTGTGCTCCCTCTGGACCTCTTTCTCGAGCTCCATCACTGCCACCTAAACAAG TAAGTACAGACAGATGGTCGCTGCGGTCACAGACCAGATCTCCCAGTTCCTCACCAAAATCCTTTTCCCCGTCTGGCTCTCCGTCCAACTCCATGAGAAGACTGGTTCTGTCTCCCTCACCGCTCTCTCAGA GCCTCACAGACGAGCTCAAACAGAAGCTGGAGAAGAGACAGACCAGTCAAGAGTGA
- the LOC113045336 gene encoding signal-transducing adaptor protein 2 isoform X4 — MRVSDEINHAYPVPSISRPKKACRFPVSSIIQRLFVPLPCLSVCVCVCVFKCVSVTLPGRAARVMAVAPANPRTGSTRAQLPPCYYEGYLEKRGAKEKVARRLWTCLCGNTLYFFNNPKDTNYVEKLDLSGFVSLIDDPSRDRNLEAARLNLRMKDGEIKLTAPNLEARELWKGFLYSVVDLAVPTTLTLLPGQLHMLKEVVEKEKMRRKARASSRAPSSPLSLPLVGEIPACFRPVSRTEAEVLLERHPDCGNMLLRPGRDGSSLAVTTRQDLNGSVFRHYRVTQKQQGGYIIDVENPIPCPTLHDVINALVEKTAGTLQPFILEEPYEENITFVSSNDENGERTLHCAPSGPLSRAPSLPPKQVSTDRWSLRSQTRSPSSSPKSFSPSGSPSNSMRRLVLSPSPLSQSLTDELKQKLEKRQTSQE; from the exons ATGCGTGTCAGTGACGAGATTAATCACGCATATCCAGTGCCATCCATCTCTCGGCCAAAGAAGGCGTGTCGTTTCCCGGTCAGCAGCATCATCCAGCGGCTCTTTGTCCCGCTGccgtgtttgagtgtgtgtgtgtgtgtgtgtgtgtttaagtgtgtgtcaGTAACGTTACCGGGCAGAGCTGCTCGAGTCATGGCGGTAGCGCCCGCTAATCCTCGCACCGGGAGCACGAGAGCGCAGCTGCCGCCCTGTTATTACGAGGGATACCTGGAGAAAAGAGGAGCGAAAGAGAAG GTAGCTCGGCGTTTATGGACCTGTTTATGTGGAAACACATTGTACTTCTTCAACAACCCTAAGGACACAAAt TATGTAGAGAAGTTGGATCTGAGTGGGTTTGTGTCTCTGATCGATGACCCGAGTCGTGATCGGAATCTGGAGGCAGCCAGACTGAACCTCCGCATGAAGGATGGAGAAATCAAACTCACT GCACCAAATCTGGAGGCGCGTGAGCTGTGGAAAGGTTTTCTTTACTCTGTCGTAGAT CTGGCTGTGCCCACGACTCTCACCCTCCTGCCCGGGCAGCTGCACATGCTGAAGGAAGTCgtggagaaagaaaaaatgcgTCGAAAGGCACGTGCGTCTTCCAGAGCCCCCTCGTCCCCCCTCTCGCTCCCGCTGGTGGGGGAAATACCTGC GTGTTTCAGGCCTGTGTCTCGTACTGAAGCTGAGGTGCTGCTAGAAAGACATCCAGACTGCGGGAACATGCTGCTCAGACCAGGCCGGGACGGATCTTCACTCGCCGTCACAACACGACAAGACCTGAACGG atCAGTGTTCAGGCATTACAGAGTGACACAGAAGCAGCAGGGTGGTTACATTATCGATGTGGAAAACCCA ATCCCCTGTCCCACACTGCATGATGTCATCAATGCACTGGTGGAGAAAACTGCCGGGACTCTTCAGCCCTTCATATTAGAAGAGCCTTATGAGGAGAACATCA CGTTTGTGTCGTCCAATGATGAGAATGGAGAGCGAACCCTGCACTGTGCTCCCTCTGGACCTCTTTCTCGAGCTCCATCACTGCCACCTAAACAAG TAAGTACAGACAGATGGTCGCTGCGGTCACAGACCAGATCTCCCAGTTCCTCACCAAAATCCTTTTCCCCGTCTGGCTCTCCGTCCAACTCCATGAGAAGACTGGTTCTGTCTCCCTCACCGCTCTCTCAGA GCCTCACAGACGAGCTCAAACAGAAGCTGGAGAAGAGACAGACCAGTCAAGAGTGA
- the LOC113045336 gene encoding signal-transducing adaptor protein 2 isoform X1 codes for MRVSDEINHAYPVPSISRPKKACRFPVSSIIQRLFVPLPCLSVCVCVCVFKCVSVTLPGRAARVMAVAPANPRTGSTRAQLPPCYYEGYLEKRGAKEKVARRLWTCLCGNTLYFFNNPKDTNYVEKLDLSGFVSLIDDPSRDRNLEAARLNLRMKDGEIKLTAPNLEARELWKGFLYSVVDLAVPTTLTLLPGQLHMLKEVVEKEKMRRKARASSRAPSSPLSLPLVGEIPACFRPVSRTEAEVLLERHPDCGNMLLRPGRDGSSLAVTTRQDLNGSVFRHYRVTQKQQGGYIIDVENPVCENDFLNKENLCESNNLRKISLLILFFRLFLQIPCPTLHDVINALVEKTAGTLQPFILEEPYEENITFVSSNDENGERTLHCAPSGPLSRAPSLPPKQVSTDRWSLRSQTRSPSSSPKSFSPSGSPSNSMRRLVLSPSPLSQSKTPGLQLQNGLTDELKQKLEKRQTSQE; via the exons ATGCGTGTCAGTGACGAGATTAATCACGCATATCCAGTGCCATCCATCTCTCGGCCAAAGAAGGCGTGTCGTTTCCCGGTCAGCAGCATCATCCAGCGGCTCTTTGTCCCGCTGccgtgtttgagtgtgtgtgtgtgtgtgtgtgtgtttaagtgtgtgtcaGTAACGTTACCGGGCAGAGCTGCTCGAGTCATGGCGGTAGCGCCCGCTAATCCTCGCACCGGGAGCACGAGAGCGCAGCTGCCGCCCTGTTATTACGAGGGATACCTGGAGAAAAGAGGAGCGAAAGAGAAG GTAGCTCGGCGTTTATGGACCTGTTTATGTGGAAACACATTGTACTTCTTCAACAACCCTAAGGACACAAAt TATGTAGAGAAGTTGGATCTGAGTGGGTTTGTGTCTCTGATCGATGACCCGAGTCGTGATCGGAATCTGGAGGCAGCCAGACTGAACCTCCGCATGAAGGATGGAGAAATCAAACTCACT GCACCAAATCTGGAGGCGCGTGAGCTGTGGAAAGGTTTTCTTTACTCTGTCGTAGAT CTGGCTGTGCCCACGACTCTCACCCTCCTGCCCGGGCAGCTGCACATGCTGAAGGAAGTCgtggagaaagaaaaaatgcgTCGAAAGGCACGTGCGTCTTCCAGAGCCCCCTCGTCCCCCCTCTCGCTCCCGCTGGTGGGGGAAATACCTGC GTGTTTCAGGCCTGTGTCTCGTACTGAAGCTGAGGTGCTGCTAGAAAGACATCCAGACTGCGGGAACATGCTGCTCAGACCAGGCCGGGACGGATCTTCACTCGCCGTCACAACACGACAAGACCTGAACGG atCAGTGTTCAGGCATTACAGAGTGACACAGAAGCAGCAGGGTGGTTACATTATCGATGTGGAAAACCCAGTATGTGAAAATGACTTTCTAAATAAAGAGAATCTATGCGAAAGCAACAACCTTAGGAAAATCTCactccttattttattttttcgtcTCTTCCTGCAGATCCCCTGTCCCACACTGCATGATGTCATCAATGCACTGGTGGAGAAAACTGCCGGGACTCTTCAGCCCTTCATATTAGAAGAGCCTTATGAGGAGAACATCA CGTTTGTGTCGTCCAATGATGAGAATGGAGAGCGAACCCTGCACTGTGCTCCCTCTGGACCTCTTTCTCGAGCTCCATCACTGCCACCTAAACAAG TAAGTACAGACAGATGGTCGCTGCGGTCACAGACCAGATCTCCCAGTTCCTCACCAAAATCCTTTTCCCCGTCTGGCTCTCCGTCCAACTCCATGAGAAGACTGGTTCTGTCTCCCTCACCGCTCTCTCAGAGTAAGACCCCAGGGCTCCAGCTCCAAAACG GCCTCACAGACGAGCTCAAACAGAAGCTGGAGAAGAGACAGACCAGTCAAGAGTGA